Proteins co-encoded in one Deinococcus aquaedulcis genomic window:
- a CDS encoding M16 family metallopeptidase — MPASPPAAHLWTLPGGLRLAFERRRSPGFAFDLRLPVGSAHDPVGLEGAGGVLEEWLFKGAGGRGARALQDAFDDLGVRRGGGVGPEATRLSVSGLQADLRAALALCADVLTQPELPDAELPVLTDLARQDLEGLDDSPADRLAASARQAAFPRPPGSPFAGYAHPVSGTLAGLAALTPGALRAHLARYGQAGAVLGVVADLPPEAVLDLAQTVLGPLRPGQHDTVPATFVRGERAHVPDETAEQTHLSLLAPGVSPQSPDWLPWQVALNALSGGSASRLFHAVREERGLAYAVSAGPVILGGQGFLSVYTGSTPARAAETLAVVQGELARLPRGLEQAEFERARAGLAANLVFGAESLRGRAHALTRDVALFGAVRPVAALRAAVQALTLDRVNAFLAGYHPVQAAAVVTLGPAAPLPLEPTHA; from the coding sequence ATGCCCGCGTCTCCCCCCGCTGCCCACCTGTGGACCCTCCCGGGTGGCCTGCGCCTCGCCTTCGAGCGCCGCCGCAGCCCCGGTTTTGCCTTTGATCTGCGCCTGCCCGTGGGCAGCGCCCACGACCCGGTGGGCCTGGAGGGCGCAGGCGGCGTGCTGGAAGAGTGGCTGTTCAAGGGCGCCGGGGGCCGGGGGGCGCGCGCCCTGCAAGACGCTTTTGACGACCTGGGCGTGCGCCGGGGCGGCGGCGTGGGCCCCGAGGCCACCCGCCTGAGCGTGAGTGGCCTGCAGGCCGACCTGCGCGCGGCCCTGGCCCTGTGCGCCGACGTGCTGACGCAGCCCGAACTGCCGGACGCCGAGCTGCCGGTGCTGACCGATCTGGCCCGGCAGGACCTGGAAGGCTTGGACGACAGCCCCGCCGACCGGCTGGCGGCGAGCGCCCGGCAGGCTGCCTTTCCGCGCCCGCCCGGTTCGCCCTTTGCGGGCTACGCCCACCCGGTCAGCGGCACGCTGGCGGGGCTCGCCGCGCTGACCCCCGGGGCCCTGCGCGCCCACCTGGCGCGCTACGGGCAGGCAGGCGCCGTGCTGGGTGTGGTGGCCGACCTGCCGCCCGAAGCGGTGCTGGACCTGGCCCAGACCGTGCTGGGCCCCCTGCGCCCCGGTCAGCACGACACGGTGCCGGCCACCTTCGTGCGCGGTGAACGCGCTCACGTGCCCGACGAGACGGCCGAGCAGACCCATCTGAGCCTGCTGGCCCCCGGCGTTTCCCCGCAGAGCCCCGACTGGCTGCCCTGGCAGGTGGCCCTGAACGCCCTATCCGGCGGCAGCGCCAGTCGCCTGTTTCACGCGGTGCGCGAGGAGCGCGGGCTGGCCTACGCGGTCAGTGCCGGCCCCGTGATTCTGGGCGGCCAGGGCTTTCTGAGCGTCTATACGGGCAGCACCCCCGCCCGCGCCGCCGAGACCCTGGCGGTGGTGCAAGGCGAACTGGCCCGCCTGCCCCGGGGCCTGGAACAGGCCGAATTCGAGCGCGCCCGCGCCGGGCTGGCCGCCAACCTCGTGTTCGGCGCCGAGAGCCTGCGGGGCCGCGCCCACGCCCTGACGCGCGACGTGGCGCTGTTCGGTGCCGTGCGCCCGGTGGCGGCCCTGCGCGCGGCGGTGCAGGCCCTCACCCTCGACCGCGTGAATGCCTTCCTGGCGGGCTATCACCCGGTGCAGGCCGCCGCCGTGGTGACCCTGGGCCCGGCCGCCCCTCTTCCCCTGGAACCCACCCATGCCTGA
- a CDS encoding M16 family metallopeptidase, whose protein sequence is MPEPLPFVSHTLPGGLRLLLAPDPEAQTVAAGYFVQTGSREEAAAELGASHFLEHLLFKGSEALSAAELNARLDELGGQVNAFTSEEATVYHAATLPEQTGALLSTLTELMRPALRGADVETERGVILEEIAMYADQPAARLADELRADYWGPHPLGAPILGTPETVGALNAAALARHHRERYGAGRVALVMTGQFDPGAVLAWAQQHLQRWPTGLPAPALTPAVPAHPGGVRVLHDPDLSRVHVASACPGLGAADPLREAAQVLADLIGGENGALYWALIDTGLCDSADLGHLEYQDAGTFEGGFSCDPERAPEALAIYRRVLREAAALITPQAVRRAARKLAVGTLLRAETPQGRLFTLGMEHLATGRTPDTAELVARYEAVTLEAVRDVLRQCPLDRLTVVALGPVEQL, encoded by the coding sequence ATGCCTGAACCCCTGCCTTTCGTGTCCCACACCCTGCCGGGCGGCCTGCGTCTGCTGCTGGCCCCCGACCCCGAAGCCCAGACGGTGGCCGCCGGCTACTTCGTGCAGACTGGCAGCCGCGAGGAGGCCGCCGCCGAACTGGGCGCCAGCCACTTTCTGGAACACCTGCTGTTCAAGGGCAGCGAGGCCCTCAGTGCCGCCGAACTGAACGCCCGCCTGGACGAACTGGGTGGGCAGGTGAATGCCTTTACCAGCGAGGAAGCCACCGTCTATCACGCCGCCACCCTGCCCGAGCAGACGGGCGCCCTGCTGTCCACCCTGACCGAGCTGATGCGCCCCGCCCTGCGGGGGGCCGACGTGGAGACCGAGCGCGGCGTGATTCTGGAAGAAATCGCCATGTACGCCGACCAGCCCGCCGCCCGACTGGCCGACGAACTGCGCGCCGACTACTGGGGCCCCCACCCCCTGGGCGCCCCGATTCTGGGCACGCCCGAGACGGTGGGCGCCCTGAACGCCGCTGCCCTGGCCCGCCACCACCGCGAGCGCTACGGCGCTGGGCGCGTGGCCCTGGTGATGACCGGGCAGTTTGACCCGGGGGCGGTCCTGGCCTGGGCCCAGCAGCACCTGCAGCGCTGGCCCACCGGGCTGCCGGCCCCCGCCTTGACGCCCGCCGTGCCCGCCCACCCCGGGGGGGTGCGGGTGCTGCACGACCCGGACCTCAGCCGCGTGCATGTGGCAAGTGCCTGCCCCGGCCTGGGCGCCGCCGATCCACTGCGCGAGGCCGCGCAGGTGCTGGCCGACCTGATCGGCGGCGAGAACGGCGCCCTGTACTGGGCCCTGATTGACACTGGCCTGTGCGACAGCGCCGACCTGGGCCACCTGGAGTACCAGGACGCGGGCACCTTTGAAGGCGGCTTCAGCTGCGACCCCGAGCGCGCGCCCGAAGCCCTGGCGATTTACCGCCGGGTGCTGCGTGAGGCGGCGGCCCTGATCACCCCGCAGGCGGTGCGCCGCGCGGCGCGCAAGCTAGCGGTGGGCACCCTGCTGCGCGCCGAAACGCCGCAGGGCCGCCTCTTTACCCTGGGCATGGAGCACCTGGCCACGGGCCGCACGCCAGACACCGCCGAACTGGTGGCGCGCTATGAGGCGGTGACCCTGGAAGCCGTGCGGGACGTCCTGCGCCAATGCCCGTTGGACCGCCTGACCGTGGTGGCCCTGGGGCCGGTGGAGCAGCTCTAG
- a CDS encoding menaquinone biosynthetic enzyme MqnA/MqnD family protein, whose product MTYRAGWIHYTNVAPILDTLALPSGVTAITGVPTEMNAALLSGRVDIANISAVEFIRNADILEALPDFSVAVLGPVYSVNLFHTRPLRHVRRIALTAQSAMSVALLEVLLREWGLSPVLERAEGDAETLLKGGYDGVLRIGDSALREWYGVAGPLTPQTTMTSLPDTGRGITVTDLACAWFDLTGHPFTFAVWAYRKDNPPPPALIQAMREARREGLGHLAAVARRHAPRLGLPERVVQHYLWNFRYHLEAPDRLGLHEFAAKAVPGHAELTFGPRPGPVAASRPYEPTH is encoded by the coding sequence ATGACCTACCGCGCCGGCTGGATTCACTACACCAACGTGGCCCCTATTCTCGACACCCTGGCGTTGCCATCTGGGGTCACGGCCATCACGGGCGTGCCCACCGAGATGAACGCGGCGCTGCTTTCGGGGCGGGTGGACATCGCCAACATCAGCGCGGTCGAGTTCATTCGCAACGCCGACATTCTGGAAGCCCTGCCGGATTTCAGCGTGGCGGTGCTGGGGCCGGTGTATTCGGTGAACCTGTTTCACACGCGGCCCCTGCGCCATGTGCGCCGCATTGCCCTGACCGCGCAGTCGGCCATGAGCGTGGCGCTGCTGGAGGTGCTGCTGCGCGAGTGGGGCCTGAGCCCGGTGCTGGAGCGCGCCGAGGGCGACGCCGAGACGCTGCTGAAGGGGGGCTACGACGGCGTGCTGCGCATTGGCGACAGCGCCCTGCGCGAGTGGTACGGCGTGGCCGGGCCGCTGACCCCGCAGACCACCATGACCAGCCTGCCCGACACCGGCCGGGGCATCACGGTGACGGACCTGGCCTGCGCGTGGTTTGACCTGACCGGGCACCCCTTCACCTTTGCCGTGTGGGCCTACCGCAAAGACAACCCCCCACCCCCGGCGCTGATTCAGGCCATGCGCGAGGCCCGCCGGGAGGGCCTGGGGCACCTCGCCGCCGTGGCACGCCGCCACGCCCCGCGCCTGGGGCTGCCGGAGCGCGTGGTGCAGCATTACCTGTGGAACTTCCGCTACCACCTGGAAGCGCCCGACCGCCTGGGCCTGCACGAATTCGCCGCCAAGGCCGTGCCGGGCCATGCCGAGCTGACCTTTGGGCCCCGGCCGGGGCCGGTGGCGGCCAGCCGGCCCTATGAGCCTACGCACTGA
- a CDS encoding nuclear transport factor 2 family protein, which yields MGTDLDAVLALDDAWNAAYHHGDPARMAAVLAEDWLAFFPDGTAVFKADLLANMNRTPPPGLIFERHASRVYGDAAITRGTLYAGGERVQSFLRVYARRDGGWQAVSVQVVP from the coding sequence GTGGGCACCGATCTGGACGCTGTGCTGGCCCTGGACGACGCCTGGAACGCGGCCTACCACCACGGCGACCCGGCGCGCATGGCCGCCGTGCTGGCCGAGGACTGGCTGGCCTTTTTCCCCGATGGCACCGCCGTCTTCAAGGCCGACCTGCTGGCCAACATGAACCGCACCCCGCCCCCGGGCCTGATTTTCGAGCGCCACGCCAGCCGCGTATACGGCGACGCGGCCATTACCCGGGGCACCCTGTACGCCGGCGGCGAGCGCGTGCAAAGCTTCCTCCGCGTATACGCCCGGCGGGATGGAGGGTGGCAGGCCGTGAGTGTGCAGGTGGTGCCGTGA
- the mqnE gene encoding aminofutalosine synthase MqnE has protein sequence MKWLSDPALAPIAEKVEAGARLNFDEGMQLFRTRDLNTLMRLADWRKRALHGDKVYFVHSMRLEFTNICYVGCTFCAFAARKGEARAWDYSPEEVVAEVGRRYLPGITELHMSSGHHPNHPWAFYPEMVQRLREAYPDLQVKAFTAAEIEHLSKISKKPTLEVLRDLQAAGLAAMPGGGAEIFADRVRKQVAKNKVKAEKWLQIHAEAHSLGMRTNATMLYGHIETLEERLDHMHRLRELQDDSVARHGGGFHAFIPLAFQPMGNTLAQNLGKTDFTTGLDDLRNLAVARIYLDNFPHIKGYWVMIGSELTQVSLDWGVSDIDGTIQEEHIAHAAGATSPMALSQAGMIRMIQHAGRVPVLRDAYYHELETFPRSAEAAD, from the coding sequence ATGAAGTGGCTCTCCGATCCGGCGCTGGCCCCCATTGCCGAGAAGGTCGAGGCCGGGGCCCGACTGAACTTCGACGAAGGCATGCAGCTGTTCAGAACACGCGACCTGAACACCCTGATGCGCCTGGCCGACTGGCGCAAGCGGGCGCTGCACGGCGACAAGGTGTACTTCGTGCACTCCATGCGCCTGGAATTCACCAACATCTGCTACGTGGGCTGCACCTTCTGCGCCTTTGCCGCCCGCAAGGGCGAAGCGCGCGCCTGGGACTACAGCCCCGAAGAAGTGGTGGCCGAGGTGGGGCGGCGCTACCTGCCCGGCATCACCGAGTTGCACATGAGCAGCGGCCATCACCCCAACCACCCCTGGGCCTTTTACCCGGAGATGGTGCAGCGGCTACGTGAGGCCTACCCGGACCTGCAGGTCAAGGCGTTCACGGCTGCCGAGATTGAGCACCTCAGCAAGATCAGCAAGAAGCCCACCCTGGAGGTGCTGCGCGACCTGCAGGCGGCCGGGCTGGCGGCCATGCCCGGCGGCGGCGCCGAGATCTTTGCCGACCGGGTCCGTAAACAGGTCGCCAAAAACAAGGTCAAGGCCGAGAAGTGGCTGCAGATTCACGCCGAGGCCCACTCGCTGGGCATGCGCACGAACGCCACCATGCTCTACGGGCACATCGAAACGCTGGAAGAGCGCCTGGACCACATGCACCGCTTACGTGAACTGCAGGACGACTCGGTGGCGCGCCACGGCGGCGGCTTTCACGCCTTTATTCCGCTGGCTTTTCAGCCGATGGGCAACACCCTGGCACAGAACCTGGGCAAGACCGACTTCACCACCGGCCTGGACGACCTGCGCAACCTCGCCGTGGCCAGGATCTACCTGGATAACTTTCCGCACATCAAGGGCTACTGGGTGATGATCGGCTCGGAGCTGACCCAGGTGAGCCTGGACTGGGGGGTGTCGGACATCGACGGCACCATTCAGGAAGAGCACATCGCGCACGCCGCCGGGGCCACCAGCCCCATGGCGCTGTCGCAGGCGGGCATGATCCGCATGATTCAGCACGCCGGGCGCGTGCCGGTGCTGCGCGACGCTTACTACCACGAACTCGAAACCTTCCCCCGCAGCGCGGAAGCGGCCGACTGA
- a CDS encoding GGDEF domain-containing protein, which produces MTTHTADAQRQIARYRSLVQVTAALARHARTPDLLRTMHVEVQRLFAMPVTLLARRTPEGGWHCLTLESHNMAEQVLAPRRDGLLERVLGGTLRLENDLPAYLQREGLGVVRVHFRHDLPHTMSWMGVPLQVGGEDVGVLSVQSYDLHAFVPEDLEFLELLGVHLSVALENAALHERIEREARTDPLTGLANRRHFTEQAQATLRRCAHGQPCTLAVVDVQEFKVINDTYGHLAGDQVLVGLAGLLRDLGPGSHAFRLGGDEFAALLPLPLPRAEAQLDDLLGQVAAAAWPVPQPPRLNVGLAAAWPGATLSEWLREADARMYRAKRRRTPRLLDPEEREG; this is translated from the coding sequence GTGACCACCCACACCGCCGACGCCCAGCGGCAGATTGCCCGGTACCGTTCCCTGGTGCAGGTCACGGCGGCCCTGGCCCGGCACGCGCGCACCCCGGACCTGCTGCGCACCATGCACGTGGAGGTGCAGCGCCTGTTTGCCATGCCCGTGACCCTGCTGGCGCGGCGCACGCCGGAGGGCGGCTGGCACTGCCTGACCCTGGAAAGCCACAACATGGCCGAGCAGGTACTGGCCCCGCGCCGCGACGGCCTGCTGGAACGCGTGCTGGGCGGCACACTGCGCCTGGAAAACGACCTGCCCGCCTACCTGCAGCGCGAGGGGCTGGGGGTGGTGCGGGTCCATTTCCGCCACGACCTGCCGCACACCATGTCCTGGATGGGCGTGCCGCTGCAGGTGGGCGGCGAGGACGTGGGCGTGCTGTCGGTGCAGAGCTACGACCTGCACGCTTTTGTTCCCGAGGACCTGGAATTTCTGGAACTGCTGGGCGTGCACCTCAGCGTGGCGCTGGAAAACGCGGCCCTGCACGAACGCATCGAGCGCGAGGCCCGCACCGACCCCCTGACCGGGCTGGCCAACCGGCGCCACTTCACCGAGCAGGCCCAGGCCACGCTGCGCCGCTGTGCGCACGGGCAGCCCTGCACCCTGGCGGTGGTGGATGTGCAGGAGTTCAAGGTCATCAACGACACCTACGGGCATCTGGCCGGCGATCAGGTGCTGGTGGGGCTGGCGGGCTTGCTGCGTGACCTGGGGCCCGGCAGCCACGCCTTCCGGCTGGGCGGCGACGAATTTGCGGCGCTGCTGCCCCTGCCGCTGCCCCGCGCCGAGGCCCAGCTGGACGACCTGCTGGGGCAGGTGGCGGCAGCCGCGTGGCCGGTGCCCCAGCCACCGCGCCTGAATGTGGGCCTAGCCGCCGCATGGCCCGGCGCCACCCTCAGCGAGTGGCTGCGCGAGGCCGACGCACGGATGTACCGCGCCAAGCGGCGGCGCACCCCCCGCCTGCTGGACCCGGAAGAGCGTGAGGGCTGA